A window of the Halopseudomonas phragmitis genome harbors these coding sequences:
- a CDS encoding MBOAT family O-acyltransferase, which translates to MIFASNVFLFLFLPAFLLCYYLAGFRWRSLVIVLGSYLFYAWWRPDFLFLFIGITYWNYWFGLRIKANLEAGNKERAFRLLTIGVVGDLATLGYFKYANFGVEVIAGALAPLGIDTFTLEHIILPLGISFYVFQAISYIVDIYRRKAEPTDRFIDFAAFISLFPQLIAGPILRYNQIEQQLRSRTHSMELFSLGASRFMLGFIKKVLIADSLAPMNVLFLGESTPQMADAWFGLLISIMQLYFDFSGYSDMAIGLGMMMGFRFQENFNQPYLAQSITEFWQRWHMTLADFLRDYVYMPLVRRRIAGPMLGLVITMMLSGFWHGASFSFICWGLFFGIGMVLERRFDLATKVTTPYRFWRNMRTFVLLNLSMPLFYTGDLRHSLEIYAGLFGFNGVGSLNGYLYGTSLMTLSFTAVGLLWISVAGRINLRYYASDGQAYFMQHVGGVQALLLWAGFLLALSRLAANSFSPFLYFQF; encoded by the coding sequence ATGATCTTCGCCTCCAACGTCTTTCTGTTTCTGTTCCTGCCGGCATTCTTGCTGTGCTATTACCTGGCCGGCTTTCGCTGGCGCTCGCTGGTAATCGTGCTGGGCAGTTACCTGTTCTACGCGTGGTGGCGTCCGGACTTCCTGTTCCTGTTCATTGGTATCACCTATTGGAACTACTGGTTCGGCTTACGGATCAAGGCCAATCTGGAGGCGGGTAACAAGGAGCGAGCATTCCGCCTGCTGACCATCGGGGTGGTGGGAGACCTGGCCACCCTGGGTTATTTCAAGTACGCCAACTTTGGCGTCGAGGTCATTGCCGGAGCGTTGGCGCCGCTGGGGATCGATACCTTCACCCTGGAGCACATTATCCTGCCGCTGGGCATTTCCTTCTATGTGTTCCAGGCGATCAGCTATATCGTTGACATCTATCGACGCAAGGCCGAGCCAACCGATCGTTTCATCGACTTTGCCGCTTTTATCTCGCTATTTCCGCAACTGATCGCTGGGCCGATCCTGCGCTACAACCAGATTGAACAGCAACTGCGATCACGCACTCATTCGATGGAGCTGTTCTCGCTGGGCGCCAGCCGTTTCATGCTCGGCTTCATCAAGAAAGTACTGATTGCCGACTCGCTGGCACCGATGAACGTGCTGTTTCTCGGTGAGTCAACGCCGCAGATGGCCGACGCCTGGTTCGGCCTGCTGATTTCGATCATGCAGCTGTATTTCGACTTCTCCGGCTACAGTGACATGGCCATCGGTCTGGGCATGATGATGGGCTTCAGATTCCAGGAGAACTTCAACCAGCCCTATCTGGCCCAGAGCATCACCGAGTTCTGGCAGCGCTGGCACATGACCCTGGCCGACTTCCTGCGTGACTATGTCTATATGCCGCTGGTGCGTCGGCGCATTGCCGGGCCAATGCTGGGGCTGGTGATCACCATGATGCTGTCGGGGTTCTGGCATGGCGCCAGCTTCTCGTTCATCTGCTGGGGCTTGTTCTTCGGGATAGGCATGGTCCTCGAACGGCGTTTTGACCTGGCTACCAAGGTCACCACGCCGTACCGGTTCTGGCGCAACATGCGCACCTTCGTCCTGCTCAACCTGAGCATGCCGCTGTTCTACACCGGTGATTTGCGCCACAGCCTGGAGATTTACGCTGGTTTGTTCGGCTTCAACGGAGTTGGCAGCCTCAACGGCTATTTGTATGGCACTTCGCTGATGACCCTGAGCTTCACCGCCGTTGGCCTGCTGTGGATCTCGGTCGCCGGGCGGATCAACCTGCGTTATTACGCCAGCGACGGTCAGGCCTATTTCATGCAGCACGTCGGTGGTGTCCAGGCGCTGTTGCTGTGGGCCGGGTTCCTGCTGGCGCTGAGCCGGTTGGCAGCCAACTCCTTCTCACCCTTCCTGTATTTCCAGTTCTAG
- a CDS encoding alginate export family protein — translation MRTRQCHAMGGLLLALLYPTAMLSAQEGETQLGQMPETSLITHKLSVRGGYGPEETRLGEDRKEFISIRYEPTLHWFSPDIQWPRWEAVAKAWFNYDSQPNAIIQDEGNLQVSRKRDKTWAEMREFYVRRNLLGNDPRFSLTVGRQRFAERFGVWWDDSLEAIRFDYRDSQAEGFIAVAERFYYYNTDFNTLEPEDKDIRYLMGDYRRLWRAQQWAGVRTLYEHDYSDKDLRDRDDFKGWRLGAYLNGQFTDLAWLSDYHAELIGMRGDLRTVGSFGQFDTGRIDGWAALLDAGKRFDEHPWRPRLGLTLALTDKPDDDGRDGFYLNRVQSDRRTDPMSYSNRLVSNFVTVNLTNLQMVGVGVDTEPAPGTVVGLRVSDLRLRNSEGRLPVRVVNEPGIRNTDSRALGQVVDLNYYWRMYPMAVRERRLNLNTLVSASYFKAGSALNTGDDFQVTLGLTLFY, via the coding sequence ATGAGAACGCGACAATGCCATGCCATGGGTGGTCTGCTGCTGGCCCTGCTGTACCCGACTGCGATGCTGTCCGCGCAAGAAGGAGAAACTCAGCTCGGCCAAATGCCAGAGACCTCGCTGATCACTCACAAGCTGTCAGTGCGCGGCGGCTATGGTCCGGAAGAGACTCGCCTGGGCGAGGATCGCAAGGAGTTCATCAGCATCCGCTATGAGCCCACCTTGCACTGGTTCAGTCCCGATATCCAGTGGCCGCGCTGGGAGGCGGTTGCCAAGGCCTGGTTCAACTACGACAGCCAGCCCAATGCGATCATCCAGGATGAAGGCAACCTGCAGGTCAGCCGCAAGCGGGACAAAACCTGGGCCGAGATGCGCGAGTTCTACGTACGCCGCAACCTGCTGGGCAATGACCCCAGGTTCTCGTTGACGGTTGGCCGCCAGCGTTTTGCCGAGCGTTTCGGGGTCTGGTGGGACGACAGCCTGGAAGCAATCCGCTTCGACTATCGCGACAGTCAGGCCGAAGGCTTCATTGCGGTCGCCGAGCGCTTCTATTACTACAATACCGACTTCAATACCCTCGAGCCCGAAGACAAGGATATTCGCTATCTGATGGGCGATTATCGCCGGCTGTGGCGGGCCCAGCAGTGGGCCGGGGTGCGTACCCTGTATGAACACGACTACTCGGACAAGGACCTGCGCGACCGCGACGACTTCAAAGGCTGGCGGTTGGGCGCCTACCTGAATGGTCAGTTCACCGACCTGGCCTGGCTCAGCGACTATCACGCCGAGCTGATCGGCATGCGCGGTGACTTGCGTACGGTCGGCAGCTTTGGCCAATTCGACACCGGCCGCATCGACGGCTGGGCTGCGTTGCTGGATGCCGGCAAACGCTTCGATGAGCACCCCTGGCGCCCGCGCCTGGGGCTGACGCTGGCTCTGACCGACAAGCCGGATGACGATGGCCGCGACGGCTTCTACCTCAACCGGGTGCAATCGGACCGGCGTACCGATCCGATGAGCTACAGCAACCGACTGGTGAGCAATTTCGTCACCGTCAACCTGACCAACCTGCAAATGGTGGGGGTGGGAGTGGACACCGAACCGGCACCGGGTACCGTGGTGGGGCTGCGGGTCAGCGATCTGCGGTTGCGTAATTCGGAAGGTCGCCTGCCGGTACGGGTAGTCAACGAGCCGGGGATTCGCAACACCGACTCGCGGGCGCTGGGCCAGGTGGTTGACCTCAACTACTACTGGCGCATGTATCCCATGGCGGTGCGTGAACGGCGGCTTAACCTGAATACGCTGGTCAGTGCCAGCTACTTCAAGGCTGGCAGCGCGTTGAACACTGGCGACGACTTCCAGGTCACCCTGGGTTTGACCCTTTTCTATTGA